The genomic segment CATTTTCCTACCAATAGAACTAAGGCTTTTGAAATGAGATATGGCAAGGCCCCTGGTGTAATCGAGTAGTAGTGTTTTGTGTTCAGACCTGGGAAAAGAAGTCTCTTCACACATAGAATTTAGAAGTTGTGGTATATTAGTTGTGGGCATGGGAAACCTCCATATGTTGTGTTTGGCTTCACAACTAATTTACTAGGTTCCCATGCCTTTTTCAATGACCTATCTTTTCCTCTTATCTTCTAAGTGCATAGTTTGGGTTATAATAGATTATCTGCATTCTTGTTGAATGCATATTATTTCAAAAAAAGGAGGGGTATTTATGAAAAGAGTTATCCTTGTTCTTGTGCTTATGCTTTCAGTTCTCGCATTTTCGGGGAATCTCGTAAAAGCTTATACAACGCTTGAAGAACCTTTGGCAAAAGAATTGTTTGACCTGTTTGAAGCGCAAACAGGCATAAAAGTCGAATGGGTAAGGCTCTCAACTGGTGAAACAGTCGCAAGGCTTGAAGCTGAAAGAGAAAATCCCCAGGCATCAATCTGGGTTGGTGGAGTTGGATTGGGACATATCGAAGCTAAGATTAAAGGTCTTACAACTCCCTACAAATCACCGCTTGCTCTTCGAATACCAGCAGGATACCGTGATCCAGAGTTTTTCTGGATTGGCCTTTACATTGGCCCTCTTGCTTTTGCAACTAACAACAACAGGGCTGAAGAACTTGGGATCGAACCACCAAAGGGCTGGTTTGATATTATAGACTCCGATTACAGAAACATGGTAAGAGTTGCAAATCCAAATACCTCCGGTACCGCGTATAACGTAATCACAACCATATACCACCTTTTTGGCGATAATGAAGACCTGACATTCATGTACCTCCATCATCTTGACAGGAATGTCAACATGTATACAAAATCTGGTTCTGCTGGCGGTAAAGATTGTGCAATTGGGGAAACCCCCATTGCAATCGGTTATCTTCACGACTTGATAAGGCTCCAGAAAAACGGCGCACCAATAACCATTACGATACCGGAAGAAGGCACAGGATTTGAAATCGCTTCTATGTCGTTGATTAAAGGTGGAAAAGAACCTGTTGAAGCGAAGAAACTATATAACTGGATTCTTGGAAAAGATGCTCAGGAAATCATAGCGAAATGGTATGTCATACCGCTTTCTCCCGAAGCACCAAAAGATAAAGTTGAAGTTCCTATCGAGACCATCAGGACAGTGGACCAGGATTTCGTCTGGGATGCCGCTAACAGAGAAAGACTAACTGACAGATGGAATAATGAAATTGGAAGGTAATTCCCGCTGAATTATTTTGGCCTGCACCGCTTTGCGGTGCAGGTATTTGTATTGTTAAAACCTATCAACTGGTCAATCCCCGGAGGTGTTAATCATTTATGCGGGCAAAAATTCTAAAACTCGTGGTAACGGTAAGTCTTTTTGCAGTTTTGATCTTCTGGGTATTCAATAGTATAGAAAAGGAATTTGTTAATGCAGCAAAGGAAAGAATCATAGAGATATCCAGTCTTATCTCATCTTCAATTCCTGAAAAAAATATACAAGATTGGCTTGAAGATATGAATATCAAATATCCAGATGTGCAGGTGATTTACATTAAAGGGCTTGAAGAATACGGCGAGATACCCAAATATTTTTATCAAAGCCCGAAAAGCGCTGACTTATTTTCAAAGTTGAAAACAATGGACTTTTTTGATTACGGTATAGAGAGCACTGTATATGAAGAAACCTATTTTCATGAGGATATATTAAAAATAGATAACAACCAGTATTTTACTGCTTTTGTCCCCGTTCTTGAACCGGAATATGGCATGGTGACAGGCTCATTGGTATTACTGCACGACGCTTCTGGAATTCTCAAAACCATTAGAACTATTTGGGGCTTTGCCCTTCTTTTGATAGGTGTTGTTTTTATTGTATCTTTCATCACCAGCTTCATGAGAGACCCCACGTTGGGTTTTACAATTCTCATTGTATTCATCATTGTCGGTACATTTATAGCTTACCCTCTCTATGAGGCCTTCAAATTGACGATTTTCCAGAACGGTGAGTTTAGCCTGGATGTCTGGAAAAAAGTTCTGACAACAAAAAACTATTCTCTCGCACTCTGGGGAAGCATAAAGTTGGGGATGCTCACGGCGACGACATCAACGATAATTGGCTTCCTTTTTGCTTTCTCTCTCACAAGGATGAAATTAAAAGGGAAAAAATTCTTCGCAACCATGGCGACTTTGCCAGTTATTTCCCCTCCCTTTTCGTTAACGCTCTCAATCATTTTGCTCTTTGGAAACAATGGCCTGATAACCCGCAGGTTGCTTGGCTTAACCTCTTTTGACATATACGGCCTTGATGGGCTGGTTATAGTTCAAACGATGGGCATGTTTCCAATAGCTTTTCTCGTTTTGAGTGGGGTTCTGGAAGCCATTGACTCAACTCT from the Kosmotoga arenicorallina S304 genome contains:
- a CDS encoding ABC transporter substrate-binding protein, with the protein product MKRVILVLVLMLSVLAFSGNLVKAYTTLEEPLAKELFDLFEAQTGIKVEWVRLSTGETVARLEAERENPQASIWVGGVGLGHIEAKIKGLTTPYKSPLALRIPAGYRDPEFFWIGLYIGPLAFATNNNRAEELGIEPPKGWFDIIDSDYRNMVRVANPNTSGTAYNVITTIYHLFGDNEDLTFMYLHHLDRNVNMYTKSGSAGGKDCAIGETPIAIGYLHDLIRLQKNGAPITITIPEEGTGFEIASMSLIKGGKEPVEAKKLYNWILGKDAQEIIAKWYVIPLSPEAPKDKVEVPIETIRTVDQDFVWDAANRERLTDRWNNEIGR